The Daucus carota subsp. sativus chromosome 2, DH1 v3.0, whole genome shotgun sequence genome includes a window with the following:
- the LOC108206810 gene encoding RING-H2 finger protein ATL46 encodes MRLIQLRIKQRSLLVTHSSDVQPPFNQETNSSSSSKISPTVLVVIVVLAVLFFICGVLHLLVRFLMRKRTSSPNSQSSRYEMSGSESVQRQLQQLFNLHDSGLDQAFIDALPVFLYKEIKGLKEPFDCAVCLCEFSELDKLRLLPLCSHAFHIDCIDTWLLSNSTCPLCRGTLFTSGFSMENPVFDFDDSRIDEDGFSGSFRVGVSCGQKSGDPDEVASEKRMFPVRLGKFRSTNVEAKIDEVAEPSNSNLDARRCYSMGSFQYVVDDSELQVAFCPSSKDRPVKGVTVHNWNSSTEGDSDGKKINNRSKGESFSVSKIWLWPRKDKFPNSADTHMYSLNSLIMETTVNDAFSPCIL; translated from the exons ATGCGTTTGATTCAACTTAGAATTAAGCAAAGAAGTCTTCTTGTGACCCACTCTTCTGATGTTCAACCTCCTTTCAACCAGGAAACTAACTCATCTTCTAGTAGTAAAATTAGCCCCACAGTTCTTGTTGTTATAGTAGTACTAgctgttttatttttcatttgtgGGGTACTTCACTTGCTTGTGAGATTTCTCATGAGAAAAAGAACTTCTTCCCCAAACTCGCAGTCGAGTAGATATGAGATGTCTGGTTCTGAATCTGTCCAGAGGCAATTACAGCAGCTCTTTAATTTACATGATTCTGGCTTGGATCAAGCTTTTATCGATGCTCTCCCCGTGTTTCTTTACAAGGAAATAAAGGGTTTGAAGGAGCCGTTTGATTGTGCTGTTTGTCTTTGTGAGTTTTCGGAGCTTGATAAGCTGAGATTGCTTCCTTTGTGTAGTCATGCTTTCCATATTGACTGTATTGATACATGGTTATTGTCGAATTCGACTTGTCCACTTTGTAGAGGAACCCTTTTTACGTCCGGATTTTCTATGGAAAACCcagtttttgattttgatgattcGAGGATAGATGAAGATGGGTTTTCAGGCAGTTTTCGTGTTGGTGTTTCTTGTGGTCAAAAGTCAGGTGATCCTGATGAGGTTGCTAGTGAAAAGAGGATGTTTCCTGTTAGACTCGGAAAGTTTAGAAGCACGAATGTTGAAGCAAAAATTGATGAGGTGGCGGAACCAAGTAACAGTAATTTGGATGCAAGAAGGTGTTACTCGATGGGATCTTTTCAGTATGTTGTTGACGATTCCGAGTTGCAAGTTGCCTTCTGCCCCAGCAGCAAAGACAGGCCTGTGAAGGGGGTCACTGTTCACAATTGGAATTCTTCAACTGAAGGGGATTCTGATGGTAAGAAAATTAACAATAGAAGCAAAGGTGAGAGCTTTTCGGTTTCCAAGATCTGGCTATGGCCTAGGAAAGATAAGTTCCCTAATTCCGCCGATACACACATG TACTCTTTGAATTCTCTTATCATGGAAACTACTGTGAATGATGCTTTTTCTCCTTGCATCCTTTAG